The following are from one region of the Oscarella lobularis chromosome 3, ooOscLobu1.1, whole genome shotgun sequence genome:
- the LOC136184494 gene encoding reelin-like, protein MAHVSGPRDPSSSLSICISGGRGFGVASQRGGRSAMNALFASLWTLLLTQELLYRRVGAANCTARGSLVIDDFDATTAGNYPDSTKWTLTTGNGVLVQSACSNKGTLSGKSAIFGTTADSSRMLTTHSLTATAAKAIQFDTMTCPYPGTTGDVQARIEYSINNSPFIVAKRITVTSAALHVVYQIPQFLQTNKVRFRISQESAFSGKDSQVWAVDNFVINEKSPQFLQENFDSLDDCNWLSRPGSSTGVFGRNDSGNALVFNETTSPTSIGRFANTIPLNLSTTSLAEVKMEITLLKSNFDDSQAIGSSSTVWASITGGSITTSPSCKAYGQYQAYFASSGTRQITTKQFDLTLADMVSFWIIFGSGNGCDDSESGEDVVVEYAPSGSSSYQSLYTVSYQTTVPTLVIVPLPSGAKTSKTMLRWRQRSNSGATLDTWTLNNVRVNGTDPQYVVSFPTSTVSLSGNTIIFSANFDTNRAIGSSAPLWKSIDGGVITSSADCKAYGTYQAFFRGSGDRSLTTQSLDLSRATTLSFYIIIGSGSNGCDNVESGEYIYVEYAPWGNTKFTRMLIIYPGTYSSADQVTISLPSQAKTPNTMIRWRQVQNGGYNLDEWSLNKIVINGTYSVRVSKNQLNFPRDFSSSTTFGGASMWASISEGTVTTAADCKAYGSSYQAFFRTSGSRYITTASLDLRYVT, encoded by the exons ATGGCTCACGTGAGCGGTCCGCGTGATCCTTCATCTTCGCTTAGCATTTGTATCAGCGGAGGACGCGGCTTTGGGGTTGCGTCTCAGCGCGGAGGGAGAAGTGCAATGAATGCGCTTTTCGCAAGCCTTTGGACGCTTCTACTGACGCAGGAGTTGCTCTATCGTCGGGTGGGCGCCGCAA ATTGCACAGCACGGGGAAgtctcgtcatcgacgatttcgatgcTACGACGGCGGGAAATTATCCCGACTCAACAAAATG gacgttgacgacgggcAACGGAGTTCTTGTGCAGAGCGCGTGCTCCAACAAGGGAACCTTATCGGGAAAATCGGCCATCTTTGGAACTACGGCAGATTCGTCACGAATGCTG ACTACGCACTCGTTGACAGCAACAGCGGCCAAAGCGATTCAATTTGACACGATGACTTGCCCGTATCCCGGAACGACGGGTGATGTTCAAGCTCGGATTGAATATTCAATCAATAACAGTCCTTTTATCGTGGCAAAACGCATAAC GGTGACGTCGGCTGCTCTTCACGTTGTTTATCAAATACCTCAATTCCTTCAAACAAACAAAGTGCGATTTCGAATTAGTCAAGAATCGGCGTTTAGCGGAAAGGACAGTCAAGTGTGGGCCGTTGACAATTTCGTCATAAACGAAAAGTCGCCCCAGTTCCTTCAAGAGAATTTCGATTCCTTGGACGACTGCAATTGGCTTTCTCGTCCTGGATCCTCGACAGGG GTCTTCGGTCGAAACGACAGCGGCAACGCTCTCGTTTTCAACGAGACGACTtctccgacgtcgatcggTCGATTTGCCAACACAATTCCTCTTaatctttcgacgacgtctttagCTGAAGTCAAAATGGAAATAACGCTACTGAAGTCAAATTTCGACGACTCGCAGGCAATCGG TTCGTCAAGTACGGTATGGGCGAGCATAACGGGCGGCAGCATCACCACTTCGCCATCCTGCAAAGCCTACGGACAATACCAGGCTTATTTCGCCAGCTCGGGAACTCGACAGATTACGACGAAACAATTTGACTTGACACTAGCCGA tATGGTGAGCTTTTGGATTATATTCGGCAGTGGCAATGGCTGCGACGATTCCGAATCgggcgaagacgtcgtcgttgagtACGCGCCGTCGGGAAGCAGTTCGTATCAGTCCCTTTATACCGTCAGTTACCAGA CTACTGTGCCGACGTTGGTGATCGTTCCATTGCCGTCGGGTGCGAAGACATCAAAGACGATGCTGCGATGGCGTCAGCGCTCAAATTCGGGAGCGACCTTGGACACGTGGACGTTGAATAATGTGCGTGTAAACGGCACCGATCCGCAGTACGTTGTGTCATTTCCCACATCGACCGTCTCGCTCAGCGGGAACACAATCATCTTTTCAGCGAATTTCGACACAAATCGAGCTATCGG TTCTTCGGCGCCTCTCTGGAAATCAATTGACGGCGGAGTAATCACGTCGTCTGCCGACTGCAAAGCGTACGGAACGTATCAAGCCTTCTTCAGAGGCTCCGGTGATCGTAGTCTTACGACACAGTCTCTTGATCTGAGCCGGGCCAC CACGCTGTCGTTTTATATCATCATTGGAAGCGGCAGCAACGGATGCGACAACGTAGAGTCGGGAGAGTATATCTATGTCGAATATGCTCCGTGGGGAAACACCAAGTTCACGAGAATGCTCATTATCTACCCTGGCA CCTATTCATCAGCTGATCAAGTGACGATTTCCTTGCCATCTCAAGCGAAAACTCCCAACACGATGATCCGATGGCGACAGGTTCAGAACGGTGGATACAATTTGGACGAGTGGTCATTGAATAAAATTGTCATCAACGGAACGTACTCGGTCAGAGTTTCCAAAAATCAGCTTAACTTTCCGCGAgacttttcgtcgtcgacgacgtttgg tGGCGCATCTATGTGGGCCAGTATATCGGAAGGAACGGTGACGACCGCTGCCGATTGCAAGGCGTACGGATCGTCGTATCAGGCGTTTTTCAGGACCAGCGGATCGCGTTATATCACGACGGCATCGTTGGATTTGCGCtacgtcacgtga
- the LOC136184742 gene encoding arylsulfatase-like, with protein sequence MIRFIFCLSLAILLAEGDQTKPNILLLFPDQWRFDWGGSYFAIPVRTPNFEQIAKQGTLFRQAVVASPLCAPSRSCLAAGREYDLAGVPSNFDNDYPINQTTFYTLLRDRAGYHVMVCGKDDLTKKSGPGINGTYHAKELGFSDYLRSSGKNDVISSKEPHEPYGVFLQSLKSNSTPGETLWDVHKSETKTDCQWRGYACNQSSPLPDFAYEDNWISANGLKLLQRKPAGKPWFLQVNIAGPHPPFSITKDMLDSVLGRSYPLAIDHTTLTPAQQKVVREDYAAEIENIDSWIGKYLDFLEKSGEINNTLVCVSSDHGEMLGDHDDWGKTQPWGGSMRVPLVCMGNKIGVQSGVQIDTPVTTMDMAGTFLDYAGVDKAPGMTTESLRTMLEGKSNHNRPYVWSGYGSWRAVIQWVDKNTIYKLICCNGTCPGQPKHTLLPASKWAKSDSSHAGDCPAYHPAVKPDYCLPDDKRNEDLGKKKTTTLLLYNTVADPFDQHNLADTMTSVVKEMVKLLPAGKCQYDA encoded by the exons ATGATTCGCTTCATTTTCTGCCTTTCGCTGGCTATTTTGTTGGCTGAAGGAGACCAAACAAAGCCAAACATTCTACTTCTTTTTCCCGACCAATGGAGATTCGACTGGGGAGGCAGTTATTTTGCCATCCCCGTTCGCACGCCCAATTTCGAGCAAATTGCGAAGCAGGGAACACTCTTTCGTCAAGCCGTTGTTGCATCGCCGCTGTGCGCACCGTCGCGCAGCTGCCTTGCAGCGGGAAGAGAATATGACCTCGCCGGAGTTCCATCCAATTTCGACAACGACTATCCCATCAATCAGACAACATTCTACACACTTCTGAGAG ATCGAGCCGGTTATCATGTAATGGTGTGCGGAAAAGATGACCTCACTAAGAAATCCGGACCAGGAATAAATGGAACTTATCATGCAAAG GAATTGGGGTTTTCTGACTATCTTCGAAGCAGTGGTAAAAACGACGTTATTAGTAGTAAAGAGCCCCATGAACCGTATGGAGTATTTCTTCAATCGCTGAAGTCAAACTCGACTCCTGGAGAAACTCTGTGGGACGTGCACAAGAGTGAGACTAAGACGGACTGCCAGTGGCGCGGTTATGCATGCAATCAAAGCAG tCCTTTGCCTGATTTCGCTTACGAAGACAATTGGATATCAGCT AATGGGTTGAAACTCCTGCAGAGAAAACCTGCAGGCAAGCCGTGGTTTCTACAG GTAAATATTGCTGGACCGCACCCGCCTTTCTCAATCACCAAAGACATGCTTGATTCTGTCTTGGGGAGATCCTATCCGCTGGCCATAGACCATACAACACTGACACCCGCTCAGCAAAAGGTTGTCAGAGAAG ACTATGCGgccgaaattgaaaatattgACTCGTGGATTGGCAAGTACTTGGATTTTCTCGAGAAGAGCGGCGAGATAAATAACACGCTCGTTTGCGTGTCATCGGATCACGGCGAAATGCTTGGCGATCATGACGATTGGGGCAAAACGCAGCCGTGGGGTGGATCGATGCGAGTTCCTCTCGTTTGCATGGGAAAC AAAATAGGAGTGCAGAGTGGCGTTCAAATTGACACTCCTGTTACGACGATGGACATGGCTGGTACGTTTCTTGACTACGCTGGAGTCGACAAGGCGCCAGGAATGACTACAGAATCACTGAGGACAATGTTGGAAGGAAAG AGCAACCACAACCGTCCGTACGTGTGGTCCGGGTACGGATCGTGGCGAGCCGTTATCCAGTGGGTCGATAAAAAC ACGATCTACAAATTGATATGCTGCAACGGGACGTGTCCTGGTCAGCCAAAACACACGTTGTTGCCGGCAAGCAAGTGGGCAAAGAGCGACAGCTCTCACGCCGGAGATTGTCCCGCATATCATCCCGCCGTGAAGCCCGACTACTGCCTCCCTGACgacaaaagaaatgaagacctgggaaagaaaaagacaaccACACTTCTCTTATACAATACGGTCGCAGATCCGTTTGATCAGCACAATCTGGCCGATACTATGACGTCTGTTGTGAAAGAAATGGTCAAACTGTTGCCCGCTGGAAAGTGCCAATACGATGCCTGA
- the LOC136184747 gene encoding LOW QUALITY PROTEIN: DNA replication licensing factor mcm4-A-like (The sequence of the model RefSeq protein was modified relative to this genomic sequence to represent the inferred CDS: inserted 1 base in 1 codon): protein MSSPASTPKTSRKRPRSRQGTPRGGGVSPAASAAPSLSSPLPLVQSSPGGHSEIDHSFFSSPPPRHGGGTPRRGPLSQVGSEIDASSPLNYATPSSRGTPKQKGTPLRSRPDIQQSHHQRTVNLGLGAGGGGGGGGGSDPSFACPGIPPSEGTSTGGAAAAASDYLVIWGTSVNVKETKDKFQXFLREFRETKSEDEASSDLLGDESAPYYMQRLDEIYTLEEPFLVIDCAHLKQFSADLYGKLIRYPQEVIPTFDMATNEIFFDKYPDAQLEHQIQVRTFNVDKTRNMRNLNPDDIDQLITISGMVIRSSNIIPEMREAFFCCSVCRNCETIEIDRGRIAEPNLCRNCNTYHSYQLIHNRSQFTDKQIIKLQESPDDMPPGQTPYTVVLYAHNDLVDSVQPGDRVTVSGIYRAVPLRVQPRARNVKSIYKTYIDVIHFRKTDTKRLYEDDEGSEATFTRERVEELKTLSRMPDIYERLARALAPSIYENEDIKKGILCQLFGGTVKDFSSTGRGKFRSEINILLCGDPGTSKSQLLQYVHNLVPRGQYTSGKGSSAVGLTAYVTKDTETKQHVLQTGALVLSDGGICCIDEFDKMSDSTRANLHEVMEQQTLSIAKAGIICSLNARTSILAAANPRESRWNAKLTTIENLQLPHTLLSRFDLIFLMLDPQDELFDRRLATHLVSLYHKTKEEEEQASLDMATLRDYIAYARARVFPKLGEEASQTLIQGYVDMRKVGSGRGSVSAYPRQLESLIRLAEAHAKMRLSDTVEPIDVEEAKRLHREALKQAATDPKTGTIDISILTTGLSSSERNRRIEVTKFLKKLLDERQGKTPAIKQQQLFAELRDQSEKSITQAQFEDALRNLEDENFLIRTGNVIRLIH from the exons ATGTCGTCGCCCGCGTCTACGCCGAAAACGAGTCGCAAAAGGCCGCGATCGCGCCAAG GAACCCCTCGAGGAGGTGGCGTCTCGCCTGCAGCCTCTGCAGCTCCTTCGCTCAGCTCGCCTCTACCCCTTGTGCAGTCGTCACCGGGAGGACACTCCGAAATCGATCActccttcttttcgtctccgccgccgcgccATGGCGGCGGAACGCCTCGAAGGGGGCCTCTCTCCCAAGTAGGAAGCGAAATCGATGCAAGCTCGCCGCTAAATTACGCTACGCCATCATCGAGAGGAACACCGAAACAAAAGGG CACTCCGCTTCGAAGTCGACCCGATATTCAACAGTCCCATCACCAAAGAACGGTCAATCTTGGATTAGGTGCaggtggcggtggcggcgggggcgggggatCAGATCCAAGT TTCGCCTGCCCCGGCATACCTCCGAGCGAAGGAACGAGCACCGGTggcgctgctgctgctgctagcGATTATCTCGTTATTTGGGGCACGAGTGTGAACgtgaaggagacgaaggaCAAATTTC CGTTTTTGAGAGAATTTCGCGAGACTAAAAGCGAGGACGAAGCATCGTCCGACCTGCTAGGTGACGAAAGCGCTCCATATTACATGCAACGCTTGGACGAA ATTTATACATTGGAAGAACCGTTTCTTGTGATTGACTGCGCTCACTTGAAGCAATTTAGCGCAGACTTGTATGGAAAATTGATACGCTATCCGCAAGAAGTCATACCCACGTTTGACATGGCAACCAACGAGATTTTCTTTGATAAATATCCGGACGCTCAGCTGGAGCACCAAATTCAG GTGCGCACCTTCAACGTTGATAAGACGAGAAATATGAGAAATTTGAATCCAGATG ATATTGATCAGCTGATTACTATTTCTGGTATGGTGATCAGATCTTCAAACATCATTCCTGAAATGAGAGAAG CGTTTTTCTGTTGCTCCGTTTGTCGCAATTGCGAGACAATAGAGATCGATCGCGGCCGCATTGCCGAACCGAATCTCTGTCGCAATTGCAACACGTATCACAGCTATCAGCTGATTCACAATCGATCGCAATTCACCGACAAGCAGATTATCAAACTCCAAGAATCCCCCG ATGACATGCCACCCGGTCAAACGCCATACACAGTTGTCCTTTACGCTCACAACGATCTCGTTGACAGCGTTCAGCCAGGCGACAG GGTGACTGTGAGCGGCATCTATCGTGCCGTTCCCCTACGAGTTCAGCCACGCGCTCGCAACGTCAAGTCCATTTACAAGACGTACATCGACGTGATTCACTTTCGCAAGACGGACACAAAACGATTgtatgaagatgacgaagg ATCTGAGGCCACTTTCACGCGAGAACGCGTCGAAGAGTTGAAGACGTTGTCTCGAATGCCTGACATTTATGAGAGACTGGCTAGAGCCTTGG CTCCAAGCATAtatgaaaacgaagacatCAAGAAGGGAATTCTTTGTCAGTTGTTCGGAGGAACAGTGAAGGATTTTTCCAGCACGGGAAGAGGAAAGTTTAG ATCTGAAATCAATATCCTTTTGTGCGGAGACCCAGGCACAAGCAAATCGCAGCTGTTGCAG TATGTTCACAATTTGGTCCCTCGGGGTCAGTACACATCTGGAAAGGGTTCCTCGGCTGTTGGACTGACGGCTTACGTGACAAAAGACACGGAAACAAAGCAGCACGTTTTGCAAAC GGGAGCACTTGTTTTGAGTGACGGGGGAATATGTTGCATCGACGAATTTGACAAAATGTCGGACAGCACTAGAGCCAATCTTCACGAAGTCATG GAGCAGCAAACTCTTTCGATAGCCAAAGCCGGCATCATTTGCTCGCTCAACGCTCGAACGTCAATTCTAGCCGCCGCCAATCCGCGCGAATCGCGTTGGAATGCCAAATTGACGACAATCGAAAATCTGCAACTTCCTCACACTCTTTTGTCAAG GTTCGATTTGATATTTCTGATGCTGGATCCACAAGATGAGcttttcgatcgtcgcctgGCAACCCACTTGGTCTCTCTTTATCACaaaacgaaagaggaagaagagcaagCCAGTCTG GACATGGCTACACTAAGGGATTACATAGCGTATGCAAGGGCGCGCGTTTTTCCGAAGTTAGGAGAAGAGGCTAGTCAAACTTTGATACAAGGATACGTTG ATATGAGAAAAGTGGGCAGTGGGAGGGGGTCCGTATCAGCCTATCCGCGTCAACTTGAATCCCTCATCCGTCTTGCCGAAGCACACGCTAAAATGAGACTCAGTGACACCGTGGAACCGATTGATGTGGAGGAAGCGAAACG GCTTCACAGGGAAGCTCTGAAGCAGGCGGCTACCGATCCCAAGACAGGGACAATCGATATCAGTATCCTGACGACGGGATTGAGCAGCAGCGAGAGGAATCGACGCATTGAAGtgacgaaatttttgaagaagctgCTAGATGAGAGGCAGGGAAAGACGCCGGCAAtcaagcagcagcagctctTCGCTGAATTACGAGATCAATCAGAAAAG TCTATTACTCAAGCGCAGTTTGAAGATGCTTTGAGAAACCTTGAGGATGAGAATTTCCTCATCAGAACGGGAAATGTCATCCGGCTCATACATTGA
- the LOC136184744 gene encoding DENN domain-containing protein 11-like, whose amino-acid sequence MAADKALLVDFDEATEPDEATEPDEAAALPSDVAHKEDPFENVPGTLQAKEDIVAVFVVAFDTKSGNVVEWKKTDHPSIDFDGIEFKAMASGAHNIKSDYVFFKQGRWYGLSCYSKIAIASEEERGARMKSVGVLSLTYASLHNHMEFLHEAVDHELHSPGVYTELDAYFEKHKSTDLDLQEERKSLKHSPLPDLPITHHAGSLSQLWHALKSDIFVLWKCALLKKRILFIAPPPMEITCYKVYSACAIATQTDSSHSRGNGNPLFYINVADIPVIENEDIYVACTTERIFATKTGLYDICIDNNEIRFCGTGLQKQIRCTSADCIRYKSWENERHNLAVASVGDMNLSQDRLLIQHFRQMNDSILGKLRQSEGSGVTSRDIQGLGLDGKSDFMFVKELIDTYDIDVELIDEGLGGCCPTNIQ is encoded by the exons ATGGCAGCGGATAAGGCTTtactcgtcgattttgacgaagcGACCGAGCCAGACGAAGCGACCGAGCCAGACGAAGCAGCCGCATTgccgagcgacgtcgctcacAAAGAAGATCCTTTCGAAAATGTGCCGGGGACTCTTCAAGCCAAGGAAGACATCGTGGCCGTGTTCGTCGTAGCCTTCGACACGAAATCAG GAAATGTTGTCGAATGGAAGAAAACGGACCATCCTTCAATAGATTTCGATGGAATCGAATTCAAAGCCATGGCCAGCGGCGCTCACAACATCAAATCCGATTATGTCTTTTTCAAGCAAGGAAGATGGTACGGGCTGTCGTGCTATTCCAAAATAGCAATTGCCAGTGAAGAGGAACGCGGAGCTCGAATGAAGTCCGTGGGCGTGCTCAGTCTCACGTACGCGAGTCTTCACAATCACATGGAATTTCTACACGAAGCTGTCGA TCACGAGCTTCATTCTCCTGGAGTCTATACCGAGCTCGACGCCTACTTTGAGAAACACAAGTCGACTGATTTAGATTTGCAGGAGGAGAGGAAGTCGTTGAAGCACTCGCCATTGCCTGACTTGCCG ATTACTCATCACGCTGGCTCTCTCAGCCAGTTGTGGCACGCGTTGAAAAGTGACATCTTCGTATTGTGGAAATGTGCGTTGCTGAAGAAGCGAATTCTTTTTATTGCTCCGCCTCCAATGGAAATCACTTGCTACAAAG TTTATTCTGCCTGTGCCATTGCCACGCAGACAGATTCATCTCACAGCCGAGGCAACGGAAATCCACTGTTTTACATTAACGTTGCTGACATACCAGTtatcgaaaacgaagacatATACGTTGCAT GCACAACTGAGCGTATATTTGCCACAAAGACGGGACTGTATGATATCTGTATTGACAATAACGAGATTCGCTTTTGTGGCACTGGCTTGCAAAAGCAGATTCGTTGTACGTCAGCTGATTGCATCCGATACAAATCGTGGGAGAACGAAAG GCACAATTTGGCTGTTGCGTCTGTCGGAGACATGAATCTATCACAAGATAGATTATTGATCCA ACATTTTCGCCAGATGAACGATAGCATTCTAGGCAAACTGCGTCAAAGTGAAGGCTccggcgtgacgtcacgcgacATACAAGGTCTTGGTCTGGATGGAAAGTCCGACTTTATGTTCGTCAAAGAACTGATTGACACCTACGACATTGATGTGGAACTCATCGACGAAGGTCTTGGCGGATGCTGTCCTACCAACAttcaataa
- the LOC136184745 gene encoding cytochrome c1, heme protein, mitochondrial-like isoform X2: protein MSARFSVFLRHFRRNPFTQQAHYSTARQSKQKTYAILGLGAASGLALLYGASTLKVNAEEVELHPPVYPWSHKGPFSALDHSSVRRGFQVYQQVCSACHSIEQIAFRNLIGASHTEEEAKALAEEYMIKDGPNDEGEMFERPGKLSDYFPSPYPNDEAARAANNGALPPDLSMIVNAREGGEDYIFSILTGYFDPPAGVEVREGLHYNAYFAGGAIGMQQALYEGAVEYDDGTPAIVPQMAKDVCTFLRWAAEPEIDDRKRMGMKALMVLSVIAVISYYTKRHRWSSIESRKIIYKPS from the exons ATGTCGGCCCGTTTCTCAGTGTTTTTACGCCATTTTCGTCGTAACCCATTTACGCAACAA GCTCACTATTCAACCGCCAGGCAATCAAAACAGAAAACC TACGCGATTCTCGGGCTCGGCGCGGCGAGTGGCCTCGCTCTTCTCTACGGCGCTTCTACGCTCAAAGTGAATGCCGAAGAAGTCGAGCTTCACCCTCCCGTCTATCCGTGGAGCCACAAGGGTCCATTTAGCGCGCTCGATCACTCCAG TGTGCGTCGAGGCTTTCAAGTGTATCAACAAGTGTGCTCTGCGTGCCACAGTATAGAACAGATAGCATTTAGGAATTTGATTGGTGCATCTCACACGGAGGAAGAGGCCAAGGCACTTGCAGAAGAG TACATGATCAAAGATGGGCCTAATGACGAAGGAGAAATGTTTGAAAGGCCAGGAAAG CTCTCAGACtattttccttctccttatCCAAATGATGAAGCAGCCAGAGCAGCAAACAATG GGGCGTTGCCACCTGATCTTAGCATGATTGTGAATGCCAGAGAGGGAGGAGAG GATTACATCTTTTCAATATTGACGGGATATTTCGATCCTCCAGCCGGTGTCGAAGTGAGAGAAGGCCTTCATTACAACGCTTACTTTGCGGGAGGAGCAATAGGCATGCAGCAGGCTTTATATGAAGGCGCAGTAGAATACGATGACG GGACTCCTGCTATTGTTCCTCAAATGGCAAAGGACGTGTGCACGTTTTTGCGCTGGGCAGCGGAACCAGAAATCGACGATAGGAAGAGAATGGGAATGAAG GCATTGATGGTTCTTTCGGTGATTGCAGTGATATCCTACTACACAAAGAGGCACAGGTGGTCATCAATCGAAAGTCGCAAGATCATCTACAAGCCATCCTAG
- the LOC136184745 gene encoding cytochrome c1, heme protein, mitochondrial-like isoform X1 produces the protein MSARFSVFLRHFRRNPFTQQVAHYSTARQSKQKTYAILGLGAASGLALLYGASTLKVNAEEVELHPPVYPWSHKGPFSALDHSSVRRGFQVYQQVCSACHSIEQIAFRNLIGASHTEEEAKALAEEYMIKDGPNDEGEMFERPGKLSDYFPSPYPNDEAARAANNGALPPDLSMIVNAREGGEDYIFSILTGYFDPPAGVEVREGLHYNAYFAGGAIGMQQALYEGAVEYDDGTPAIVPQMAKDVCTFLRWAAEPEIDDRKRMGMKALMVLSVIAVISYYTKRHRWSSIESRKIIYKPS, from the exons ATGTCGGCCCGTTTCTCAGTGTTTTTACGCCATTTTCGTCGTAACCCATTTACGCAACAAGTA GCTCACTATTCAACCGCCAGGCAATCAAAACAGAAAACC TACGCGATTCTCGGGCTCGGCGCGGCGAGTGGCCTCGCTCTTCTCTACGGCGCTTCTACGCTCAAAGTGAATGCCGAAGAAGTCGAGCTTCACCCTCCCGTCTATCCGTGGAGCCACAAGGGTCCATTTAGCGCGCTCGATCACTCCAG TGTGCGTCGAGGCTTTCAAGTGTATCAACAAGTGTGCTCTGCGTGCCACAGTATAGAACAGATAGCATTTAGGAATTTGATTGGTGCATCTCACACGGAGGAAGAGGCCAAGGCACTTGCAGAAGAG TACATGATCAAAGATGGGCCTAATGACGAAGGAGAAATGTTTGAAAGGCCAGGAAAG CTCTCAGACtattttccttctccttatCCAAATGATGAAGCAGCCAGAGCAGCAAACAATG GGGCGTTGCCACCTGATCTTAGCATGATTGTGAATGCCAGAGAGGGAGGAGAG GATTACATCTTTTCAATATTGACGGGATATTTCGATCCTCCAGCCGGTGTCGAAGTGAGAGAAGGCCTTCATTACAACGCTTACTTTGCGGGAGGAGCAATAGGCATGCAGCAGGCTTTATATGAAGGCGCAGTAGAATACGATGACG GGACTCCTGCTATTGTTCCTCAAATGGCAAAGGACGTGTGCACGTTTTTGCGCTGGGCAGCGGAACCAGAAATCGACGATAGGAAGAGAATGGGAATGAAG GCATTGATGGTTCTTTCGGTGATTGCAGTGATATCCTACTACACAAAGAGGCACAGGTGGTCATCAATCGAAAGTCGCAAGATCATCTACAAGCCATCCTAG